One genomic window of Williamwhitmania taraxaci includes the following:
- a CDS encoding ABC transporter permease: MTTYLLKRLLNSIAILWGVVTLLFVLFSLIPGDASRLLVGQRSDKKSMELIQKDLGLDQPKSIQYLAFLNDLSPISIHSTDSLSLFFLAKAKYGEPATVNVGNMVVAFKAPYLRRSYQNQKNVSEIIAETFPNTMVLAIAAMVFASALGIFLGLVCGLHKDSWFDKGALVFTSFGMSLPSFFAAILIAWLFAYKLGDYTGLSLTGNLWEIDDFGNGPYLKLQNLILPALTLGIRPLAVVLQLTRSSLLDVLSQDYIRTARAKGLNMRQIVWRHGLKNSLNPVVTGISGWFASMMAGVIFIEYIFGWKGLGYVVVDALNSYDMPVVAGCVLTISLVFIVVNLFVDFAYTLIDPRIQLS, encoded by the coding sequence TTGACTACCTATTTGCTAAAACGATTACTGAACAGTATTGCAATACTCTGGGGTGTTGTAACTCTGCTATTTGTGCTGTTCAGTCTTATTCCTGGAGATGCGTCGCGGTTGCTCGTTGGCCAGCGTTCGGACAAGAAGTCGATGGAACTTATCCAGAAAGATTTGGGTCTTGACCAGCCTAAGTCAATTCAGTACCTTGCCTTCTTAAACGACCTTTCGCCAATATCTATTCATTCTACCGATTCGCTCAGCCTTTTCTTTCTGGCTAAGGCCAAGTATGGAGAGCCTGCGACTGTCAATGTAGGTAATATGGTTGTGGCATTTAAGGCTCCATACCTTCGTCGTAGCTATCAAAACCAAAAAAACGTTTCTGAAATAATTGCAGAGACCTTTCCCAATACCATGGTCTTGGCTATTGCGGCAATGGTATTTGCCAGCGCGCTTGGCATCTTTCTAGGACTGGTGTGCGGGTTGCATAAAGACAGCTGGTTCGATAAAGGAGCGCTGGTTTTCACTTCATTCGGAATGTCTTTGCCTTCCTTCTTTGCAGCAATCCTGATCGCTTGGTTGTTTGCCTATAAACTGGGAGACTATACAGGGCTGTCGCTCACAGGCAATTTGTGGGAAATCGATGATTTTGGTAATGGCCCCTACCTGAAACTTCAAAATCTTATTCTTCCAGCGCTCACCTTGGGAATTCGACCCTTAGCGGTTGTGCTGCAGCTAACCAGAAGTTCGCTACTTGATGTCCTCTCGCAGGATTATATTCGCACCGCAAGGGCAAAAGGATTGAATATGCGACAAATAGTGTGGCGTCATGGGCTTAAGAATTCACTTAATCCGGTTGTAACGGGTATATCCGGTTGGTTTGCCTCGATGATGGCCGGCGTGATTTTTATCGAGTATATTTTTGGTTGGAAGGGGCTAGGCTATGTTGTTGTTGATGCCCTTAATTCGTATGATATGCCTGTGGTGGCGGGCTGCGTTCTCACCATTTCCCTCGTCTTTATAGTCGTAAATCTCTTCGTGGATTTTGCCTACACTCTCATCGACCCAAGGATTCAACTTAGCTAG
- the prmA gene encoding 50S ribosomal protein L11 methyltransferase, with protein MKYVEFCCVVSNPTEDILDILVAELAELGYDSFNTEGSTLKAYIPEVAFDGNSSAAIVNKYLSADGVTISWEPMPDKNWNEVWESNFEPIIIEDKCTIRAPFHTNLPKTTYEIVIEPKMSFGTGHHATTYQMVEFVLANEFKGLRVLDMGCGTGILAILAAMRGASDVLAIDNDDWAFQNAEENVQRNASGKVRVALGDANLLGAETFDVILANINRNILLADMSRYVDVLKNDGLLFLSGILIVDIPIISECAIGLGLTLLEQKDRSGWVALSFKK; from the coding sequence GTGAAGTACGTAGAGTTTTGCTGCGTTGTCAGCAACCCCACCGAAGATATACTCGATATTTTAGTAGCTGAGCTCGCCGAGCTTGGCTACGACTCTTTTAATACCGAAGGATCAACACTGAAAGCATATATTCCGGAGGTGGCATTTGATGGCAACTCTTCAGCGGCAATCGTAAATAAATATTTGTCGGCCGATGGGGTAACCATTTCGTGGGAACCGATGCCTGATAAGAACTGGAATGAGGTATGGGAATCGAACTTCGAGCCAATTATTATTGAGGATAAGTGTACCATTAGGGCGCCATTCCATACCAACTTGCCCAAGACCACCTACGAAATTGTTATTGAGCCAAAGATGTCGTTTGGCACCGGACACCACGCCACTACTTACCAAATGGTGGAGTTTGTTCTTGCCAACGAATTTAAGGGATTGCGGGTGTTGGATATGGGCTGTGGTACGGGCATTCTTGCAATTCTTGCCGCAATGAGAGGCGCTTCCGATGTGTTAGCTATCGATAACGACGACTGGGCTTTTCAGAATGCTGAAGAAAATGTTCAGCGCAACGCTTCCGGAAAGGTTCGGGTTGCCTTAGGCGATGCCAATCTGTTAGGGGCAGAAACGTTTGATGTGATTTTGGCAAATATCAATCGAAATATTCTGCTTGCCGATATGTCGCGCTATGTGGATGTGTTGAAAAACGATGGATTACTATTCTTGAGTGGTATTCTTATCGTGGATATTCCAATAATTTCCGAGTGCGCTATTGGGTTAGGACTAACTCTTTTGGAGCAAAAAGATCGGAGTGGATGGGTTGCCCTCTCTTTTAAAAAGTAA
- the tpiA gene encoding triose-phosphate isomerase yields the protein MRKKIAAGNWKMNTTPAEGVKLVSEILGKVSEVEGDVELIVCPPYTHLATILDKVKGSRIMVGAQNCAWELSGAFTGEISITTLKEMGVTHVIIGHSERREFFHESDEMMLKKVRLTLSHGLIPIFCIGEKLAEREKGIQFEVVVKQMEKVVYQLSEDDLKKVIIAYEPVWAIGTGKTATPEQAQDMHGFIRNSISKQYSSAVANTIPILYGGSVKGANAKEIFSMPDVDGGLIGGASLSVSEYIEIAKSF from the coding sequence ATGAGAAAGAAAATTGCAGCAGGAAACTGGAAGATGAATACAACTCCAGCAGAGGGTGTTAAACTTGTTTCTGAAATACTTGGAAAAGTTTCAGAGGTGGAAGGTGATGTTGAACTTATCGTTTGCCCCCCTTATACTCACCTTGCAACTATTCTTGACAAGGTAAAGGGAAGCCGCATAATGGTTGGTGCCCAGAATTGTGCATGGGAACTTAGCGGTGCATTTACCGGCGAAATCTCTATTACCACGCTTAAGGAAATGGGCGTTACCCACGTAATTATTGGTCATTCGGAGCGTCGTGAATTTTTTCATGAGAGCGATGAAATGATGCTGAAGAAGGTTCGCTTAACCTTAAGCCATGGCCTTATCCCAATTTTTTGTATTGGCGAAAAACTTGCTGAGCGCGAGAAAGGAATTCAGTTCGAGGTTGTTGTAAAGCAGATGGAGAAGGTTGTTTACCAACTTTCGGAAGATGATCTCAAGAAAGTAATAATTGCTTACGAACCAGTTTGGGCCATTGGTACCGGAAAGACTGCAACACCTGAGCAGGCACAAGACATGCATGGCTTTATCCGTAATTCTATTTCGAAGCAATATAGTAGCGCGGTGGCTAATACTATCCCAATTCTTTATGGTGGTAGCGTTAAGGGAGCCAATGCAAAGGAGATATTTTCCATGCCCGATGTAGACGGTGGTCTGATTGGTGGCGCATCGCTATCGGTTTCGGAATACATCGAAATTGCAAAATCTTTTTAG
- a CDS encoding carboxypeptidase-like regulatory domain-containing protein, whose amino-acid sequence MTIHRIVAIIFLYFLFFSVAFGQVAFTGVVTDKSNGSPVSNASITLHRKLAGDMVAFGITNSQGQYSITLDESLDSVFVCFSCLGYATQQLYVATKVGSRNVALMPEAISINEVSVKADKIWAKRDTINYSVAGFASKSDRTIGDVLKKLPGIDVNKDGAISYGGKPINAFYIEGMDSMDGKYSLATENIPVDAIANVQIFENHQKIKVLENSSFSDRAALNLTLREASKYRWVGSAQLGTGLPVELWDANLFLMNIAKRNQGINLAKSNNAGINIAKQLKVFTLEDFLNGSSSNSDVDLFDIPTISIPLVNDERFLFNKTFMASSNNLWMLSKDWQLRLNVSCLKDRVAQNSLLVDTYLFPNDSALVVVDDRDLVNEQFYFDAMLTLSANTSKFYFNNALKLTGNWSSSSVDGRGSSVNTQRYKTPSRAIQNDFRVIKRIRGVNVTFASFNRLARLPQSLEVRQESPDTIFNGRLNYLQLVQDITHLSAVSNSSASFTLAKGKWYLENKFGLNLQHQEYTSTLAPAPQVDSEFSNRWDCNYFRYSATPKLGFVSEKFRMELSLPLEVVSMNFNDKVLDKTLNWNTIYFTPKLSVRYKFSTKLELSSSVSQNQSIGDPMELSSGYVLSSYRYINRGHAVVSEQKSQSYTVGFAYRNPVTALFVNAMVSFTPSLSDASYVQSIRGIYVINSAIQRSNSRDFWMASSRISKSVDLFKSTAGVVFSYSSIATTMLQDASPIRYRNHAFTISPKFNARPTSWVELNYNGQITMSQLQIDFANSSKQPYLHQVYQQLSLGFNLWESFQIQVKGEHFYNELIAGNAPVVFFCDLGFRYKLKRVEFTADWNNILNKKTYAYSSYGGLNTASSSYEIRPTNVMFGVSFRF is encoded by the coding sequence ATGACCATTCACCGAATAGTTGCAATCATTTTCCTATATTTTCTTTTTTTTTCTGTTGCATTTGGCCAAGTAGCGTTTACCGGCGTGGTAACCGATAAAAGCAACGGGAGCCCTGTGAGCAATGCTTCCATCACCCTGCACCGAAAACTTGCTGGCGATATGGTGGCCTTCGGAATCACCAACAGCCAGGGTCAGTATTCCATCACGCTTGACGAATCGCTCGATTCGGTCTTCGTGTGCTTTTCGTGTCTGGGGTATGCCACCCAGCAGTTGTATGTGGCAACGAAAGTTGGCTCAAGGAATGTGGCGCTGATGCCCGAGGCAATTTCAATAAACGAGGTTTCCGTGAAAGCCGATAAGATTTGGGCCAAGCGCGATACCATTAACTATTCGGTGGCGGGCTTTGCCAGCAAGTCGGATAGAACCATTGGTGATGTGCTAAAAAAGTTGCCGGGGATTGATGTGAACAAGGACGGGGCAATCTCCTACGGGGGAAAACCTATCAACGCTTTCTATATTGAAGGGATGGATTCTATGGATGGGAAGTATTCCCTTGCCACCGAGAATATACCGGTTGATGCCATTGCTAACGTTCAAATATTCGAAAATCATCAGAAAATAAAAGTTCTTGAGAATTCCTCGTTTTCCGACAGGGCCGCGCTTAACCTAACCTTGCGGGAAGCCTCTAAGTATAGGTGGGTAGGAAGCGCCCAGCTGGGCACTGGGCTACCTGTGGAGCTATGGGATGCCAACCTGTTTTTGATGAATATTGCCAAGCGAAATCAGGGTATCAATCTGGCCAAGAGTAATAATGCCGGAATCAATATTGCTAAGCAGCTAAAGGTTTTTACGCTGGAAGATTTTCTTAATGGGAGTAGTAGTAATAGCGATGTCGACCTGTTCGACATCCCCACCATCTCAATCCCATTGGTAAACGATGAGCGTTTTTTGTTTAATAAAACCTTCATGGCCAGCAGCAATAACCTTTGGATGTTGAGCAAGGACTGGCAGCTCCGGCTCAACGTTAGCTGCCTGAAGGATCGCGTTGCGCAAAATAGCCTACTGGTTGACACCTACCTGTTTCCCAACGATAGCGCACTGGTTGTTGTCGATGATCGTGATTTAGTAAATGAGCAATTCTACTTCGATGCCATGCTGACGCTTTCGGCAAATACGTCAAAGTTCTACTTCAATAACGCACTAAAGCTTACCGGTAATTGGAGCAGCAGCAGCGTTGATGGTCGTGGTTCGAGCGTCAATACGCAGCGGTATAAAACCCCTTCGCGGGCTATCCAAAACGATTTTAGGGTGATAAAACGCATTAGGGGCGTGAATGTAACCTTTGCCAGCTTCAATCGGCTTGCCAGGCTTCCTCAGAGTTTGGAGGTAAGGCAAGAGTCGCCCGATACCATTTTTAACGGTAGGCTCAACTATCTCCAACTGGTTCAGGATATAACACACTTAAGTGCCGTGTCCAACAGCAGTGCCTCGTTTACACTGGCCAAGGGTAAGTGGTATTTGGAGAACAAGTTTGGTTTAAACCTTCAGCATCAGGAATACACATCCACTCTTGCACCTGCGCCCCAAGTCGATAGCGAGTTCTCCAACCGCTGGGATTGTAACTATTTTCGCTACTCGGCTACTCCTAAATTGGGGTTTGTAAGCGAAAAGTTCAGGATGGAACTGTCGCTCCCGCTCGAGGTTGTTAGCATGAATTTTAACGATAAAGTTTTAGACAAAACACTGAATTGGAATACAATCTATTTTACCCCTAAACTTAGTGTGAGGTATAAGTTCAGCACTAAGTTGGAACTCTCTTCCAGCGTTAGCCAGAACCAGAGTATTGGCGATCCTATGGAACTATCATCGGGGTATGTGCTGAGTAGCTATAGGTATATCAATCGGGGGCATGCGGTAGTGTCGGAGCAGAAGAGCCAAAGTTATACAGTGGGATTTGCGTATCGGAATCCGGTTACAGCGCTGTTCGTAAATGCAATGGTTAGCTTTACTCCATCGCTGTCGGATGCCAGCTACGTGCAATCGATACGGGGTATATATGTCATAAACTCGGCGATACAGCGGAGTAATAGCCGCGATTTTTGGATGGCAAGTAGCCGCATTAGCAAGTCCGTCGATCTTTTTAAATCGACAGCAGGAGTGGTGTTTAGCTACAGTAGCATAGCCACTACTATGCTTCAGGATGCGTCACCCATTCGCTACAGGAACCACGCTTTTACCATTAGTCCGAAATTTAATGCTCGGCCAACCAGCTGGGTTGAGTTGAATTACAACGGACAAATAACCATGAGCCAGCTGCAAATTGACTTTGCAAATAGTAGTAAACAACCCTATTTGCATCAAGTTTATCAGCAGTTATCGCTAGGTTTTAATCTGTGGGAGTCTTTTCAAATCCAGGTCAAAGGCGAACATTTCTATAACGAGCTTATTGCCGGAAACGCTCCAGTCGTTTTCTTTTGCGACTTAGGTTTTCGATATAAGCTGAAGCGGGTTGAGTTTACTGCCGATTGGAATAATATTCTCAACAAGAAGACCTATGCCTACTCTTCCTATGGAGGGTTGAATACCGCGTCGAGTAGCTACGAAATTCGTCCAACCAATGTTATGTTTGGCGTTTCCTTTAGGTTTTAA
- a CDS encoding GLPGLI family protein — protein sequence MKLFFFLCFLYFVLTFSAYSQEIDTQTLRCQYKLTYVKDSTNMGKTSEDLMILELGRKCSKFYSYYTFHSDSLVDADTKAGVSVMEMIGNMAKYGGKRSSYTVYRDYPEGDVTVVDKIIDSHYCYAEPIVLPQWQVKAEYDTILGYRCQMAVCNFKGRSYVAWFAPGIPVNGGPWQLSGLPGLILKVADTRNHYTFQCVGLKASSLPIVFNKVELTKVSKKEYSKVVRRYYADAIGLIESTFGATITPLDGGGKPSKPYNPIDLTL from the coding sequence TTCTTTATTTTGTTTTAACTTTTTCTGCTTACTCTCAAGAGATTGATACGCAAACCTTACGCTGCCAGTATAAGCTAACCTATGTAAAGGATAGCACAAACATGGGGAAAACTTCGGAGGATTTAATGATTCTTGAGCTGGGGCGGAAGTGCTCTAAGTTTTACAGTTACTACACCTTTCATTCTGATTCATTGGTCGATGCCGATACAAAGGCCGGCGTTTCTGTCATGGAAATGATTGGTAACATGGCAAAATATGGAGGAAAGCGCTCTAGTTATACGGTTTATCGTGATTACCCGGAGGGCGATGTTACCGTAGTAGATAAGATTATTGATAGCCACTATTGCTATGCAGAGCCGATTGTTCTACCGCAATGGCAGGTAAAGGCGGAGTATGATACCATTCTTGGCTATCGTTGCCAAATGGCTGTATGCAATTTTAAGGGGCGCAGCTATGTGGCATGGTTTGCACCGGGAATACCAGTTAATGGTGGCCCATGGCAACTTTCCGGCTTGCCCGGGCTAATACTTAAGGTTGCCGATACCCGAAATCACTATACCTTTCAGTGCGTTGGGCTTAAGGCATCTTCGCTGCCTATTGTTTTTAACAAGGTGGAGTTGACAAAGGTTTCTAAAAAGGAGTATAGTAAAGTTGTAAGGCGCTACTATGCCGATGCCATTGGACTTATCGAGTCTACATTTGGAGCGACAATTACTCCACTTGATGGGGGTGGAAAGCCATCAAAGCCATATAACCCTATTGACCTTACCTTATGA